catacatgactactggaaaaactatagctttgactagacggacttttgttggtaaatgATAGAATagtctttctaaaattaaaatctgtcgctaaaaaataagattttgaatcTGAGTATTTCCTATTTACTGCAGTGTATAATTCCAAAGGTCTCTAGTCCATTATTCAATAAGTGAGATCCAAAAAATTGTGCTCTACTGTAAACAGAGAGATGTTATTTTAAGATTAATGAAATGATCAGGGTAAGTCTGGCCATCTTAGCAGTCAGCAGTTCCAAGGATTATTATGTAAGACTCAAATATAACCTTGTCCTGGCTGCTGTTGGGTGCTACCCAGTGCAGACTGCCTGGTCTGGGGTTCAGTATCCTTGGAGATGATTCTGAGTCCTTCAGCTAGTTAGGTTTTCTAGGATAagtacctactccagtgttcttgcctggagaatcccagggatgggggagcctggtgggccaccatctatggggtcgcacagagtcggacacgactgaagcgacttagcagcagcaggataagtACTTGTGATTCCAGGAAATCCTGGTTTATGGATGTTCATTTTTGAATATCAGCCAGATTTTTGAATACTGTAATTGGGGAATATTGAGGACACAGAGGATTGTTCTCCACTTTTCATGGTCGCTTGGGTTCTTCTTCTCTCTGCATCTTCTTTCCTCCGTAGAAACTAACATGTTTGAGGACAGGAGATGGGCGGAGGATGGGAGCCAATTGCCAGGCACATTATATCAGAAAACAAGTTTTTGTGAGGTGAGTTACCTGTGGATTTTAATGTGTTGCATGTAATGCCCTTCCTGATTTGACCCCAACTTACATTTCATGGCTTATCCCTTGCTACTTTTCTCCCTAattccctacacacacacacacacacacacacacacaatgattcCACTCCTGGAAGACCTGGAAGATCTTTTGATAGTCTAGTTCAAGTCTTCCAATCATTCCATAAGGATGTTTTGGACACTCTGGTCTGTTCTGGTCATACAGAAATGAGTAAAACGTGGTTAGACCACATAGTGGAGGAgataaaaatcaaacagaagGTCAACATGGAGTGTTTGACAGGAAAGTTCGCAGGCTGTTTTGTGCATAGCTGCTGCTGTCCATATTCTCAAAACATCTTGCAACTCTCTGggtatatatatttctctctccGCAGACTGTGAGCCACCTCAGGTCCAAAGTCCTGTCTTTACCCTGGCATCCCGCACCTGGCACAGTGCCAGTGGTCTGTACATTTTGATTAATTGCACAAATGAGTTTTAAAGTACAGAGTGCCCTGTACAAGCATTTATGCCAGAaacatgttaagaaaaaaatgttttcacactTTTAGGAAATTTTGCCAAGTAGAATATGGCCACCCTTGGTATTCTGCATTTGTAGGCTTTTAAAGAATCCTGCCAGAAGTTCTATCAGGCTGACCTGGAGGAGCTGTCCTTTGCTGAAGACACTGAAGAATGCAGGAAACACATAAACGACTGGGTGATGGAGAAGACGGAAGGTGAGCGGTTTTCATTTTGGGAGAGGTGGTGTTATAAGGGAGACAGAGCCAAGACCGTCCGGATGTGACCTCCTCGGTGTGACCACTCTGACGCTGTTTCCAGTAGACTGTGTGTATGTTTGCTGGGTTTTGAAGCAGGTAATGCCATTctgacatggactgtagcctgccaggcccctctgtccgtgggattctccaggcaagcatactggagcgagtagccattcccttctccagggcaatcttcccgacccagggattgaacctggatctcccacattgcgggcagattcttcattgtctgagccatcagggaagccccaatgccAATCTGATATTTTTCTTGGGCTTATGAAGTGGTGATTTCTGAAAAATGCTTAAACCTAGTGTTAGTCTCTGCTTCAAGATTGTTGtttaaagacaaatactacactATATGTGTGCCCCGCATGAAACATCATCTCCCTGAGTCCTCAGGCAGCCAGAACGGCAGAATTCCAGCCTTTTTTCAATATCGAGAGAGAGAACTTCTATAAAAGAAAAGTTTATTCTCCCCCAATAGCAGTAACTTTCTCTTATATTCTTTATAGGTAAGATATCAGAGATACTGGGGGCTGGCACAGTCGGTCCTCTGACTAAGCTGGTCCTGGTGAATGCCATCTATTTCAAAGGCAAGTGGAATGAGCAGTTTGACAGAAAGCACACAAGGGGAATGCCCTTTAAGACTAACCAGGTAGGAAAACATTTTGCAGACATATTGCTACTTTCTAAAGACTGTGaaggaatggaaaaataatttattttacactGTCTTGATTCTTAATGTATTTCTGAATAAATTTCATGTCCCCTGTATATCTCTTACTGGAATGGgaaagagaaataccaaaatAATTGTTATAttgatctttttgtttttggatCCTTGGTCAAGTCGATCTGTCTCTGGTCATATTATTTGGattgaaagaaaatttcttctAAGCCTTGGCgttatatttgtattatttgatCACTGAGTGTATTTAGACTTTTTCTCGCAATTGTCAATGACAACTATGCCTATTTATTGCCTTAGAATTTATGGCTGTACAATTTGgaatacaagaaaaaaagtgttaGCAAATGTTCAGGagagctttgtttttatttatttttggatctttttttaaaaaataaaaagtttacataTTTAAGGTGTATAAGAAGAGGATTTGAGATACACAGTGAAATGATTACTGCAGTGAAGCTAATTAAGATATCTTTTGCTCACATAGTTACCATATATTTTCTTGATGACAGCACCTGAAatctaccctcttagcaaatGTCCAGCATtccatattattatattattaatccACACTATTATTAACCATAGTCATCATGCTATGTGTTTGATTTTTAGACTTCTATACctaactttaaaaaacttttctcctttcacttttgAATATGATAATGGCTGAGGTCAATAACTCTCAGCTTGGAATTTGACCTCCATCCACTTGATAATAGCATATTGCACAAAAATTTACATGCCCAGAATACATTTGTTGCAGTCTCTAAAAATGGTGGACTCTGGACATCTCATCAAGGTTTTCCCTCCAAGAAAAGCAAGGCCGTAGCGCCAATTATATAATTGAGCAACTTTTCAGAGTAAAAGTGTAACTCCCTCTGGCCTATATACCTTTTCTAAATAAATCTTCCAGGGTAAAGATTTGAATATTAGTTCATTTTCCTATTAACTtcgagaaataattttttaattaaaaggtcCCTGCGAGTGCTACTctacttatcttttaaaaagagaaaaaacacaatTTCTTCTGAGGATAATATAAAGAGTTTTATGTCTCTATTCATCAATTTTTTCTCTCCCACATGGTAGTACTTGATCTGCTGggacaatggaatgttattacTCAACGCTAGTATGTACTAATGAAGATTTTGCATCAATCAGCATAAATGCATAGAAACAATAATTATATGTACCTATATGTTATGTTTGccattccttattgccaaattcagacttaaattgaagaaagtagggaaaaccactagaccattcaggtatgacctaaatcaaatcccttatgattatacagtggaaatgagaaatagatttaagggcctagatctgaaagatagagtgcctgatgaactatggaatgaggtttgtgacattgtacaggagacagggatcaagaccattcccatagaaaagaaatgcaaaaaagcaaaatggctgtctggggaggccttacaaatagctgtgaaaagaagggaagcgaaaagcaaaggagaaaaggaaagatataaacatctgaatgcagagttccaaagaatagcaagaagagataagaaagccttcttcagcaatctatgcaaagaaatagaggaaaacaacagaatgggaaagactagggatctcttcaagaaaatcagagataccaaaggaacatttcatgcaaagatgagctcgataaaggacagaaatggtatggacctaacagaagcagaaggtattaagaagagatggcaagaatacacagaagaactgtacaaaaaagatcttcacgacccagataatcacgatggtgtgatcactgacctagagccagacatcctggaatgtgaagtcaagcgggccttagaaagcatcactatgaacaaagctagtggaggtgatggaattccagttgagctattccaaatcctgaaagatgatgctgtgaaagtgctgcactcaatatgccagcaaatttggaaaactcagcagtggccacaggactggaaaaggtcagttttcattccaatcccaaagaaaagcaatgccaaagaatgctcaaactaccacacaattgcactcatctcatacgctagtaaagtaatgctcaaaattctccaagccaggcttaagcaatatgtgaaccgtgaactccctgatgttcaagctggttttagaaaaggcagaggaaccagagatcaaattgccaacatctgctggatcatggaaaaagcaagagagttccagaaaaacatctatttctgctttattgactatgccaaagcctttgactgtatggatcacaataaactgtggaaaattctgaaagagatgggaatatcagaccacctgatctgcctcttgagaaatttgtatgcaggtcaggaagcaacagttagaactggacatggaacaacagactggttccaaataggaaaaggagttcgtcaaggctgtatattgtcaccctgtttatttaacttatatgcagagtacatcataagaaacgctggactggaagaaacacaagctggaatcaagattgcagggagaaatatcaataacctcagatatgcagatgacaccacccttatggcagaaagtgaagaggaactcaaaagcctcttgatgaaagtgaaagaggagagtgaaaaagttggcttaaagctcaacattcagaaaacaaagatcatggcatctggtcgcaccacttcatgggaaatagatggggaaacagtggaaacagtgtcagactttatttttctgggctccaaaatcactacagatggtgactgcagccatgaaattaaaagacgcttactccttggaaggaaagttatgaccaacctagatagcatattcaaaagcagagacattactttgccaacaaaggttcatctagtcaaggctatggtttttcctgtggtcatgtatggatgtgagagttggactgtgaagagggctgagcactgaagaattgatgcttttgaactgtggtgttggagaagactcttgagagtcccttggactgcaaggagatccaaccagtccattctgaaggagatcagccctgggatttctttggaaggaatgatggtgaggctgaaactccaatacttcggtcacctcatgagaagagttgactcattggaaaagactctgatgctgggagggattgggggcaggaggagaaggggacgacagaggatgagatggctggatggcatcactgactcgatggacgtgagtctcagtgaactccgggagttggtgagggacagggagacctggcgtgctgcgattcatgggtcgcaaagagttggacacgactgagcgactgatctgatctgatctgatatgttatgttccacgggcttccctggtagctcagtggtaaagaatccgcctgcaatgcaggagacataggatcgacctctgggtcaggaatatctcttggagaaggaaatggcaacccactccagtgtcttgcctaaagaatcccatggacagaggcgcctggtggctacagtccatggggttacaaagagtcagacgtgacttagtgactgaacgacaaggGTTCTGTGAATTAGACATACCAGTTCTTAGTACTCTGTGTTATTTTTCAGTGATTTGATTTTAGTTTCATGTTTTTATCAGGAGAAGAAGACAGTACAGATGATGTTCAAGCAAGCCAAGTTTAAAATGGGGCACGTGAAGGAGGTGCCTGCCCAGGTCCTGGAGCTGCCCTACGTGGGGGCCGAGCTGAGCATGCTCATCCTTCTGCCTGATGAGAACACGGATCTTGCTGTGGTAAGCCCTTGACATGAAGTCTGAGTGTCTACGGATCCAGTCTgcgcatgttttttttttttttaaactttttattctgtattgggatatagctgattaacaatgctgtaataatttcaggtgaacagtgaagggactcagccatatatgcatatatatgcttgcatccattctcccccaacctcccctcccatctagctGCCATGTACCATCgtgcagagttccctgtgctctacattAGGTCATTGCTGGCTATCcgttttaaatgtagcagtgtatacatgtccacCCCActctccctaactatcccttcccccagtcCTTCCCCTTGGCAATCCTAAGTAGCCTGAGCTCATTTTCAAAAGTGCATCCACTGGATTGCATTTGAGGCATTTCCAGTTTAGGGTTGTACTAAGTGAGTAAGTGAGTgagagtctctcagttgtgtctaagtcttcaatggactgtagcctgcctggctcctctgtccacgaaattctccaggcaagaatactggagtgggttgccatttctttctccagagggttGTTCTAAAGAGTGCTAAATGAACACCACTGCGTGACTTTTGATGAACATGTGTGTGCATTTCCATTGAGTGtacacctaggagtggaatttctggaatAAACAAATTCTGATGAAGCCTAAAcaaagagagttccaaaaataaGAACACTATTATTTATTCTGAAGGGAGGGGCTAGTTGCGAGCCCAGTAATTATTGaacaaaagaacaggaaaaagatAAAGATAGTTCTGAGCAGTGTTCCTCAAACACTTTAATATGTGCATATTAATCTAATGGGAtcctgttaaaatacagattctgagtTAGGGGAATTATGGCCTGAGATTTTGCATTTCTGACAAGATTCCAAGTGATACAGATGCTGTTGGTCATAAACCCAATTTTGAGGAGCAAGAGTCTAAAGTACAGGTGAGGAATTTTTCTTAGACAGGAAGAAAAGGATATTTTCCCATGACAGGAAaagagggttcaggttgggggaAAGTAAATTTACAGGGTGGGAGGTGCAGGAGCGACAGTGTGCTGGTTATCTGGCCCCTTAGGTGTGGGGGAAGCCCTCACTTACAATGTGTGCTGATTCCTGTGGTGTGAATACCTGCACCATGGCCAGGTTTAGGCTCCCAAGGGTTTAACAGTTGACTTTTGCAGAAGATGCAAGCTAGCTCCAGCACGCCGGCACACGCCGGCCCACACCTGTGAGGGGAGGGCCTGCCTGATTTCCTTGGCTTCTCTATGGAATCAGGAACCTCCTGGCATAAAGCAAGGAAGAGATCTGTCATGGCAACTTTAAGAAAATGAGATGCAGACATGGAGAAGAGacctgtggacacagcgggggtaggagagggtgggatgaactgagagagtagcatagaAACATGCACATTTCCACAGGTAAAGTAGGTAGCCactgggaatttgctctatgatgcagggagctcaaaccctgtgctctgtgacaacctacagggttgggacagggtgggaggtgggagggaggttcaatagggagggacatatatatatatatacacacacacgtatggctgactcatgttgatgaatggcagaaaccagTGCTACATTAtgaggcaattatcctccagttaataataaacaaataaaaaataaatgatagttaTATAATATGAGGTATTAATCATTGCCATAAtggcaattatatttcaatatataaatgtatgacaCTAACATGACATGTCAAATTTATACAATGTTGTATATcacatatatttcaattttttcaaaagctcctcacccccccaaaaaaaagaaaattaggaaagtctaggaatagaactgccatccaAACATCTGCCACTGGAGAGGAGCTCTCACCTGGACTTCTGCTGGTTGAGGGGAAGATGCTCCTCTGTATATTTTCCTTGTTAATAAACAAGAATGAAGGCTGGATCTGGGAGGGCTTGAAGCTACCCCCAGAACAGGCAGAGGGCAAGCAAGGATGCCAGAAGCAACAGTCCTGTGGGATTTCCcatcctgccctcctcccccagaaTCACGGAGTTCTCCCTTTTTCATTCAGCCGAGTTCTAAGTCATGCTTTTCTCTCTTTGGTCAACAGCTTCTCAAACTCACGATACTGTATTGcatttgatgttgttcagttgctaagtcatgtgtaaCTCTTggagccccatgaactgcagcatgccaggcttccctgtccttcatcatctccctgagtttgctaaaactcatgtccattgagtcagtgatgccatccaaccatctcatccttaatTTTTCcctgcattagggtcttttcaatgagtcagctcttccaatcaggtggccaaagtattggagcttccgcttcagcatcagtcctgccaatgaatattcagggttaatttcctgtaggattgactggtttgatctccctgcagtccaaggaactcttaagaatcttctccaacaccacagttcaaaagtgtcagttctttggcactcagccttcttaatggtccaactctcacatccatacatgactactggaaaagccatagctttgactatacgtagtttgtcagcaaggtgatgtctctgctttttaaaacactgtctaggttggtcattggagaaggcaatggcaccccacttcagtactcttgcctagaaaatcctatggatggaggaccctggtaggctgcagtccatggggtcgctgagggtcggacacgactgagcgacttcacttttacttttcactttcatgcattggagaaggaaatggcaacccactccagtgttcttgcctggagaatcccagggacaggggagcctggtgggctcccgtctatggggtcacacagagtcggacacaactgaagtgacttagcagcagcagcaggttggtcatagctcttcttccaaggagcaatcgtcttaACTCCGTGattgtagtcactgtccacattgattttggagcccagaaaaatgaaatctgatactgtttccccatctatttgccatatcttagtttttgaatgctgagttttaagccagctttttcactctcttttttcaccttcatcaagaggctctttagttcctcttcactttctgccattaaagtggtatcatctacataaatacaataaattgGTTATGAGAATTTCCTAAACTAAAAAACCAACTTGACATGAATTTGCTCCAGATAGTTCAAAATAAAACCCTATCTTTGTCTCAGGTGTTTCCTAGCTGTTACTCTCTTGTAtccataaaaaagggaaaatgcaagaaatagagggaaaatttTGGTGTGTTTATAAGAGGAAATATCCTGTAGATTATCCTGGAACAGAACTCAGTGTCAAGTCACAGGTCATGAGGGGGAGGGGTTAGTGAGCCAATAGGTGGGTGGGTACTGGGCTATTGTCCTCTAGCTTTTAAGACTTAACTCTTCATTATTTCAGGTGGAAAAAGCACTTACATATGAGAAGTTCAGAACCTGGACGAGTCCAGAAAAGCTGACTGAGGAGAAAGTTCAAGTTTTTCTTCCCAGATTAAAGCTGGAGGCGAGTTATGACTTGGAGGCTTTTCTTCGAAGTTTAGGAATGACTGATGCTTTCGAGGAAGCCAAGGCAGACTTTTCCGGAATGTCAGCTAAGAAGAATGTGCCCATGTCCAAGGTTGCACACAAATGCTTCGTGGAGGTCAATGAGGAGGGCACAGAGGCAGCCGGGGCCACTGCCGTGGTCAGGAACTCCCGGTGCTGCAGAATGGAACCGAAATTTTGTGCAGACCACCCTTTCCTCTTCTTCATCAGGCACCGGGAAACCAACA
This sequence is a window from Bubalus bubalis isolate 160015118507 breed Murrah chromosome 22, NDDB_SH_1, whole genome shotgun sequence. Protein-coding genes within it:
- the LOC102389067 gene encoding serpin B8 isoform X2, with translation MFEDRRWAEDGSQLPGTLYQKTSFCEAFKESCQKFYQADLEELSFAEDTEECRKHINDWVMEKTEGKISEILGAGTVGPLTKLVLVNAIYFKGKWNEQFDRKHTRGMPFKTNQEKKTVQMMFKQAKFKMGHVKEVPAQVLELPYVGAELSMLILLPDENTDLAVVEKALTYEKFRTWTSPEKLTEEKVQVFLPRLKLEASYDLEAFLRSLGMTDAFEEAKADFSGMSAKKNVPMSKVAHKCFVEVNEEGTEAAGATAVVRNSRCCRMEPKFCADHPFLFFIRHRETNSILFCGRFSSP
- the LOC102389067 gene encoding serpin B8 isoform X1; its protein translation is MDALCEANGTFAINLLKMLGEEDHLRNVFFSPLSLSSVLTMVLMGAKGNTAAQMSQALCLNESGDVHQGFQSLLREISTSGPQCLLRTANRLFGEKTCDFLPAFKESCQKFYQADLEELSFAEDTEECRKHINDWVMEKTEGKISEILGAGTVGPLTKLVLVNAIYFKGKWNEQFDRKHTRGMPFKTNQEKKTVQMMFKQAKFKMGHVKEVPAQVLELPYVGAELSMLILLPDENTDLAVVEKALTYEKFRTWTSPEKLTEEKVQVFLPRLKLEASYDLEAFLRSLGMTDAFEEAKADFSGMSAKKNVPMSKVAHKCFVEVNEEGTEAAGATAVVRNSRCCRMEPKFCADHPFLFFIRHRETNSILFCGRFSSP